In a genomic window of Methanotorris formicicus Mc-S-70:
- a CDS encoding radical SAM protein: protein MELNEKNVLDLSSFRMITDVNSKGNKLILEINKNYECEVEIPYNVDIEDEMIIINEHPLKVENIKRGILNLISLSISQNLVNKVTNRRTYYIVPPIPLIGHTAFGLIDRGTNIIQVRGLSGCNINCPFCSVDEGKYSKTRKNDYYVDVDYLVEEYKKIAEFKGNKFIEAHLDGQGEPTLYYPLADLVQNLSEINKDGRGIVSIQSNGVGLTYKMIDELEEAGLHRINLSINALDEKMAKILAGRKDYNIEKILDIAEYIKNSKIHLLIAPILLPNVNDEEFKKVIDYAIQLDQRIPQNVLNPITNKKDPILGVQLCLIYQFGRRVKKMKIWEFKKFYKLLKDYEAQYKAKGIDVKLKLHPSDFGTHRRKKLPCPFKVGESINVDVIMDGRIRGEVIGVSQNRIVQIINCKNEDRLIGNNIRVRILRTKDNIIVSTPTQ, encoded by the coding sequence ATGGAGTTAAATGAAAAAAATGTTCTTGATTTATCATCATTTAGGATGATTACTGATGTGAATAGTAAAGGTAACAAATTAATCTTAGAAATAAACAAAAATTATGAATGTGAGGTAGAGATTCCATATAATGTAGATATAGAGGATGAAATGATTATAATAAACGAACATCCTCTCAAAGTAGAAAATATAAAGAGAGGAATATTGAACCTGATATCACTTAGTATTTCTCAAAACTTAGTAAATAAGGTAACTAATAGAAGAACATACTACATAGTCCCTCCAATACCATTAATAGGGCACACTGCATTTGGTTTAATCGACAGGGGAACAAACATCATACAAGTTAGAGGTTTAAGTGGATGTAACATAAACTGTCCGTTCTGTTCTGTCGATGAAGGAAAGTATTCCAAAACAAGAAAAAATGATTACTATGTTGATGTTGATTATTTGGTTGAAGAGTATAAAAAGATTGCTGAGTTTAAGGGAAACAAATTCATTGAGGCACACTTAGATGGACAGGGAGAACCTACTCTATATTACCCTTTGGCAGATTTGGTTCAAAATCTAAGTGAGATAAATAAGGATGGAAGAGGAATAGTATCAATACAGAGTAATGGAGTAGGTTTAACATATAAGATGATTGATGAGTTGGAAGAGGCAGGTCTGCATAGGATTAATTTGTCAATTAATGCACTGGATGAAAAGATGGCAAAAATCTTGGCTGGAAGGAAAGATTACAACATTGAGAAGATTTTAGATATTGCTGAGTATATAAAGAATTCAAAGATACACCTACTCATTGCCCCTATTCTGTTGCCAAATGTGAATGATGAGGAGTTTAAGAAGGTTATAGATTATGCAATTCAATTAGACCAAAGAATTCCCCAAAATGTTCTAAACCCAATAACAAACAAAAAAGATCCAATATTGGGGGTTCAGTTGTGTCTGATTTATCAGTTTGGTAGAAGGGTAAAGAAGATGAAAATTTGGGAATTTAAGAAGTTTTATAAATTGTTGAAGGATTACGAAGCCCAATATAAAGCAAAGGGTATTGATGTTAAATTAAAACTCCACCCGAGTGATTTTGGAACTCATAGGAGAAAGAAACTCCCATGTCCTTTTAAGGTTGGGGAATCTATTAATGTAGATGTTATTATGGATGGAAGGATTAGGGGAGAAGT
- a CDS encoding MFS transporter, with product MGNKKAKNVVVLGIVSFLNDVSSEIISAILPMFIISLGGDSVVVGLIGGVRDSIPSIFKVFFGYLSDRFGKRKIFVFVGYFLSTIFKLLLPFSKTWEYVAVFSGFERIGKGIREAPRDAIIAESMPKERGKAFGIHRALDTFGAVLGSMTAFILIYYLVLDFKSILLIASLPAFFSLIPLFFVKEVEKANTKNFKPINLKLLAKPLKQFILISTVFALANFSYMFYILKVQEHLSEFAVEISIILYVIFNISYAIFSIPFGILSDKIGKGKVIAFGYLIFSLTALGFVLFKSLKVFFVLFVFYGVAYAILNTNQRAYVSDLSPNEIKATALGVFQTATGLIALPSSLIAGFLWKISSNLTFIYGCVLGLVSCILMIQMLRGK from the coding sequence ATGGGGAATAAAAAAGCAAAAAATGTTGTTGTTTTAGGTATTGTTAGTTTTTTAAATGATGTGAGTAGTGAAATAATCTCCGCCATATTGCCAATGTTTATAATCTCATTGGGTGGAGATAGTGTAGTTGTTGGTTTGATTGGGGGGGTGAGGGATAGCATACCAAGTATCTTTAAAGTTTTTTTTGGATACCTATCAGATAGATTTGGGAAGAGAAAGATATTTGTATTTGTTGGATATTTTTTATCCACAATTTTTAAACTTTTACTACCATTTTCAAAAACTTGGGAATATGTTGCAGTTTTTTCAGGTTTTGAAAGGATAGGAAAGGGGATTAGAGAAGCCCCAAGGGATGCAATCATAGCAGAATCAATGCCAAAAGAAAGAGGGAAGGCTTTTGGAATTCATAGAGCACTTGATACCTTTGGAGCAGTTTTAGGTTCAATGACAGCATTTATATTAATTTATTATCTTGTTCTTGATTTTAAATCCATATTGCTAATTGCATCATTGCCTGCTTTTTTCTCCTTAATTCCTCTATTTTTTGTAAAAGAAGTGGAAAAAGCAAATACAAAAAACTTTAAACCGATAAATTTAAAATTATTGGCAAAACCACTCAAACAATTCATCCTAATCTCTACAGTATTTGCTCTTGCCAATTTTAGTTATATGTTCTATATCTTAAAAGTTCAAGAACATCTTAGTGAATTTGCTGTGGAGATTTCTATTATACTATATGTTATTTTTAATATTTCCTATGCAATATTCTCCATACCGTTTGGTATTCTATCCGATAAAATTGGAAAGGGTAAGGTTATAGCATTTGGGTATTTGATATTTTCGTTAACCGCATTGGGATTTGTGTTATTTAAATCACTAAAGGTATTTTTTGTTTTATTTGTATTTTATGGTGTTGCCTATGCAATACTCAACACAAATCAAAGGGCTTATGTTTCTGACTTATCTCCAAATGAAATTAAAGCAACAGCCCTTGGAGTTTTTCAGACTGCAACTGGATTAATCGCTTTACCATCAAGTTTAATAGCAGGATTTTTATGGAAAATCTCCTCAAATCTAACTTTTATATATGGCTGCGTTCTTGGGTTAGTTTCATGCATACTCATGATTCAAATGTTAAGGGGTAAATAA